Proteins encoded in a region of the Niveispirillum cyanobacteriorum genome:
- a CDS encoding ABC transporter permease, with translation MRSTLQQRLLPLLVPGLILAAWLAATSGDDFTAQVLVPPVAVLDSFNELLASGELADHLRASLSRLLLGFGIGSGLGLGFGILLARSALVNDFAGPFFQAVRQVPSIAFLPMLILLLGVDEGFKLAIVAKAAFFPVALATHDAVKGISKGWLEVAAIYRLSPIRVLFRLILPATVPPVLTGLRLGLTRAWIVLVAAELMAAENGIGQMMEMGRQMFRIDTVMVGVALTGLIGFALDQGVRLAERRLVRWKAV, from the coding sequence ATGAGATCGACCCTTCAACAACGGCTTCTGCCATTACTGGTTCCCGGACTGATCCTGGCCGCCTGGCTCGCGGCCACCAGTGGGGATGATTTCACGGCTCAGGTGTTGGTGCCACCCGTTGCCGTTCTGGATAGTTTCAACGAGCTGCTGGCCAGCGGCGAACTGGCAGACCATCTGCGCGCCAGCCTGTCACGGCTGCTGCTGGGCTTTGGCATCGGTTCGGGCTTGGGATTGGGCTTTGGCATTCTGCTGGCCCGGTCTGCCCTGGTGAACGACTTTGCCGGCCCGTTTTTTCAGGCGGTGCGACAGGTGCCGTCCATCGCCTTTCTGCCCATGCTGATCCTGCTGCTGGGTGTGGATGAGGGGTTCAAGCTGGCCATCGTCGCTAAGGCCGCTTTCTTCCCCGTGGCTTTGGCCACCCATGATGCGGTCAAGGGCATTTCAAAGGGATGGCTGGAAGTCGCCGCCATTTACCGCCTGTCGCCGATACGCGTGCTGTTTCGTCTGATCCTGCCCGCCACGGTGCCGCCGGTGCTGACGGGCCTGCGTCTGGGACTGACGCGCGCCTGGATCGTGCTGGTCGCGGCAGAGCTTATGGCGGCGGAGAATGGCATCGGCCAGATGATGGAGATGGGCCGCCAGATGTTCCGCATCGACACGGTGATGGTCGGGGTGGCCCTGACCGGCCTGATCGGGTTTGCCCTGGATCAGGGCGTGCGGCTAGCCGAACGCCGGCTGGTCCGCTGGAAAGCGGTTTGA
- a CDS encoding TonB-dependent receptor — translation MNSQHRRRRVAARMSYRFLMLAGACLTSGWVSPSLADTSSNAEAAPGVLEEIVVTAQKRAENVQEVPIAISVIGTDMLGDAGASGTVELKNVVPALNITTGVGGFGLPRIRGIGASGQGPGIENPVAVVVDGVYHGAAFGVLQSLFDTAQVAVLKGPQGTLFGRNATGGVIQVTTYEPGFDPHGKAILEYGNYDTKRGAAFVTGGITETLAISLSGQYEKRDKGFGTNVVTGNDVQDGDTWAGRLKLKWLATEDTTVLLSGDFMGRDASEPAFRNFGLNTLGQNIPQLIINAGGDPANDIYSDMDPLLTARQKGGSITINHDFGGVELKSITAYRDTKLRTLFDPDGTALARLRIDNHNFDEQFTQELDLLSTDDGPLTWVLGGFYMWNSAGQEPGRTTGLLTFGGNGYSDVMTDVRLNSISGFAQTSYAVSDDTKITGGLRYTHDERTFEAYSVEYNGNTRTTTRGALQSDSRTFSKVTWRLALDHQFTPDVMGYVSYNRGFRSGTFVPQANPIIVLEPEVVDAYEVGLKTDLFDGIARLNVAAYFYDQTNVQVQQVISGTNSIYNADGAETYGVDADLTVQVTDNFRVFGGLGYTHARYTDFTNAIISVPYPLTSSFVIPTGQTCRGTFGNPRTQLGGNCLIIGDASGNKLQNTPAITANFGGSLEIPTEIGSFTFSGNYYYNDGYVGTADERVVQDSYDLVSGSVTWHNPTKSYFVKLWAQNLTNSHYFAQIGATNSGDNGTPGAPRTFGLTIGADF, via the coding sequence ATGAATTCGCAGCATCGTCGGCGCCGCGTCGCCGCGCGCATGTCATACCGTTTTCTGATGCTGGCCGGTGCGTGCCTGACGTCCGGCTGGGTGTCGCCTTCCCTGGCCGATACCAGCAGTAATGCAGAGGCTGCCCCCGGTGTGCTGGAGGAAATCGTGGTCACGGCGCAGAAGCGCGCCGAGAATGTGCAGGAAGTCCCCATTGCCATCAGTGTCATCGGCACCGACATGCTGGGTGATGCCGGGGCCTCGGGCACAGTGGAACTGAAGAATGTCGTTCCGGCGCTCAACATCACCACGGGTGTTGGCGGCTTCGGCTTACCGCGTATCCGTGGTATCGGCGCCTCCGGCCAGGGGCCGGGCATCGAGAACCCGGTAGCCGTTGTGGTCGATGGCGTCTATCACGGTGCCGCCTTCGGCGTGCTGCAGTCGCTGTTCGACACGGCCCAGGTCGCCGTACTGAAAGGTCCGCAAGGCACGCTGTTCGGCCGCAACGCCACTGGCGGCGTTATCCAGGTCACCACTTATGAGCCTGGCTTCGACCCGCATGGCAAGGCCATCCTGGAATATGGCAACTATGACACGAAGCGCGGTGCCGCCTTCGTGACCGGCGGCATTACCGAAACGCTGGCCATCAGCCTGTCGGGCCAGTACGAAAAGCGTGATAAAGGCTTTGGCACCAATGTCGTAACCGGCAATGATGTGCAAGATGGCGATACCTGGGCCGGACGCCTCAAGCTGAAATGGCTGGCTACCGAGGATACGACGGTGTTGTTGTCGGGCGATTTCATGGGGCGCGACGCCTCTGAACCCGCGTTCCGCAATTTCGGGCTCAATACGCTGGGGCAGAACATCCCGCAATTGATCATCAACGCGGGTGGCGACCCCGCCAATGACATTTACAGCGATATGGACCCGCTGTTGACGGCCCGCCAGAAGGGCGGCAGCATCACCATCAACCATGATTTCGGTGGTGTGGAGCTGAAGAGCATCACGGCCTACCGCGACACAAAGCTGCGTACCCTGTTCGATCCGGATGGCACGGCGCTGGCCCGCCTTCGCATCGACAATCACAATTTTGATGAACAATTCACCCAGGAACTGGATCTGCTGTCCACAGATGATGGTCCACTGACCTGGGTGCTGGGTGGCTTCTATATGTGGAATTCGGCGGGGCAGGAGCCGGGACGGACCACCGGCCTGCTGACCTTCGGCGGCAATGGCTATAGCGATGTGATGACCGATGTGCGCCTCAACTCGATCTCCGGTTTCGCGCAGACTTCCTATGCAGTCAGCGACGATACCAAGATTACGGGCGGTCTGCGTTATACCCATGATGAGCGGACGTTCGAGGCCTACAGCGTCGAGTATAACGGCAATACGCGGACCACAACGCGCGGTGCCCTCCAATCGGACAGCCGCACCTTCTCCAAGGTGACTTGGCGCTTGGCGCTGGATCACCAGTTCACGCCCGATGTCATGGGCTATGTTAGCTATAATCGCGGTTTCCGCAGTGGCACCTTCGTTCCGCAGGCTAACCCCATCATTGTCTTGGAACCGGAAGTGGTCGATGCCTACGAGGTGGGGTTGAAGACCGATCTGTTCGATGGGATCGCCCGCCTGAACGTCGCCGCCTATTTCTATGATCAGACGAATGTGCAGGTTCAGCAGGTCATTTCCGGTACCAACAGCATCTACAATGCCGATGGGGCAGAGACCTATGGCGTGGATGCGGACCTGACCGTACAGGTCACCGACAATTTCCGTGTCTTTGGTGGTCTGGGCTATACCCATGCCCGCTACACGGATTTCACCAACGCCATCATCTCCGTACCCTATCCACTGACATCCAGTTTCGTCATTCCAACCGGTCAGACCTGCCGCGGTACGTTCGGCAATCCCCGGACGCAGCTTGGCGGCAACTGTCTGATCATCGGTGATGCCAGTGGCAACAAGTTGCAGAATACGCCCGCGATCACGGCCAATTTCGGCGGATCGCTTGAGATCCCGACGGAGATCGGATCCTTCACCTTCTCGGGCAATTACTATTACAATGACGGCTATGTCGGGACCGCCGACGAGCGTGTCGTCCAGGACAGCTATGATTTGGTCAGTGGTTCTGTGACTTGGCACAACCCCACGAAATCCTATTTCGTGAAGCTTTGGGCCCAGAACCTGACCAACTCCCACTATTTCGCACAGATCGGCGCCACCAATTCCGGCGACAATGGTACGCCCGGCGCACCGCGCACCTTTGGTCTGACCATCGGCGCGGATTTCTGA
- a CDS encoding MFS transporter, translating to MEDTKRTPPGKGEAFPIRQWIILALLAMGALIAFVDRINISAALTVEPFKQHFQLSDVDRGWINSAFFWSYALFQVPMGWVVDRFGVKKPYAICFTVWCVASALIGLMPALWGLILMRLIIGAAEAVVVPASYRWIRTNFTAENSGTAVGLYMLGAKFGPAIGAPLAAWLIVTFNWELMFIITGLTGLLWLVPWLLLARDGGKAETATPSQQKKAPDVPFRSILSSPLIWSTLVVYFCYNYFTFFCMTWMPAYLVEQRGLSLKEMGLYTFFSFMGIAIVALVSGWAADQLIKRYGRTVLIRKVFVVAGFAMASTVLLGAHADSVEEALFWNVASLSGLGLTTANNLALCSLTLIPAPIVGRVKGIQNVAVALAGIVSPLMTGWLLHATGSFAAPMTLIFAFLVLGALTVVFLLRAEWAPRIAGEGPVHLT from the coding sequence TTGGAAGATACAAAGAGGACCCCACCCGGCAAGGGCGAGGCGTTCCCGATACGGCAGTGGATAATTCTGGCCCTCCTGGCCATGGGCGCCTTGATTGCATTTGTTGACCGCATCAACATTTCGGCTGCTCTGACCGTAGAGCCGTTCAAACAGCATTTTCAGCTTTCCGACGTGGATCGCGGCTGGATCAATTCCGCCTTCTTCTGGTCCTATGCCCTGTTTCAGGTGCCGATGGGCTGGGTGGTGGACCGGTTCGGGGTGAAGAAACCTTATGCGATCTGTTTCACCGTTTGGTGCGTGGCCTCCGCCTTGATCGGGTTGATGCCAGCACTATGGGGGCTGATCCTGATGCGCCTGATCATCGGTGCGGCGGAGGCGGTGGTGGTCCCGGCTTCCTATCGATGGATCCGCACGAATTTCACGGCGGAAAACAGCGGGACAGCCGTCGGACTCTATATGCTGGGTGCGAAATTCGGACCAGCCATCGGGGCGCCGCTTGCGGCCTGGCTGATCGTTACGTTCAATTGGGAACTGATGTTCATCATCACCGGCCTGACCGGTCTGCTATGGCTGGTGCCCTGGCTGCTGCTGGCCCGTGATGGCGGGAAGGCGGAGACGGCAACGCCGTCACAGCAGAAGAAGGCCCCCGATGTTCCATTCCGATCCATTCTGTCCAGTCCCCTGATCTGGAGCACGCTGGTCGTCTATTTCTGTTACAATTACTTTACCTTCTTCTGCATGACCTGGATGCCCGCATATCTTGTTGAACAGCGGGGTCTGTCGCTGAAGGAGATGGGGCTTTACACCTTCTTCAGTTTCATGGGGATTGCCATTGTGGCCCTGGTGTCGGGTTGGGCCGCTGACCAGTTGATCAAGCGCTATGGGCGCACAGTTTTGATCCGTAAGGTCTTTGTCGTTGCGGGCTTCGCCATGGCCAGTACGGTTCTGCTGGGCGCTCATGCCGACAGTGTCGAGGAGGCGCTGTTCTGGAATGTGGCCTCCCTATCCGGCCTGGGCCTGACGACGGCTAACAATCTCGCCCTGTGCAGCCTGACCCTGATCCCGGCACCTATTGTGGGGCGCGTGAAAGGTATTCAGAATGTCGCGGTTGCCCTTGCGGGCATTGTCTCCCCCTTGATGACGGGTTGGCTGCTGCACGCGACCGGATCGTTTGCCGCCCCCATGACCCTGATCTTTGCCTTTCTGGTCTTGGGCGCGCTGACCGTGGTTTTCCTGCTGCGCGCTGAATGGGCGCCCCGGATTGCGGGCGAGGGTCCGGTACATTTGACGTAA
- a CDS encoding ABC transporter permease yields the protein MSLIAEFPPTSFVYADRIEDHDPPPAWLVALVKRARGLVLPLLLAAAWHWASSIDASMAYAFVPLDQVWDRLLQLLSTGELAINAGSSLGRALTGLVLGGLSGILLGSLMAAFPVVERLFGPLLQAFRQVPLLGWLPLVGLWLGSGEEAKQLLVAVAAFHPLLLNSYEGFAQAEKKHLEVGRVLMLSRWRTLRFILLPTALPSILTGVGQALAFAWISTIGVELLFGTGAGLGSLMHTAQMAGDMGVVLLCVISIGLMGYCLNLILSLVRARLLRWRVTG from the coding sequence ATGTCACTGATCGCTGAATTCCCGCCCACCTCTTTCGTTTATGCCGACCGGATTGAAGATCATGATCCGCCGCCGGCCTGGCTGGTCGCTCTGGTCAAGCGGGCGCGCGGTCTGGTGCTGCCGCTTCTGCTGGCTGCCGCCTGGCATTGGGCGTCCAGCATCGATGCCAGCATGGCTTATGCCTTTGTGCCGCTGGATCAGGTCTGGGATCGGCTGTTGCAATTGCTGTCGACCGGCGAACTGGCGATCAATGCCGGGTCCAGCCTCGGGCGCGCCTTGACCGGTCTGGTGCTTGGAGGCCTATCTGGCATCCTGCTCGGCAGCCTGATGGCAGCTTTCCCGGTGGTGGAGCGGTTGTTCGGACCGCTGTTGCAGGCTTTCCGGCAGGTCCCATTGCTGGGCTGGCTGCCCTTGGTCGGCCTGTGGCTGGGCAGCGGAGAGGAAGCAAAGCAGTTGCTGGTCGCTGTCGCCGCCTTCCACCCGCTGCTGCTCAATTCATATGAGGGCTTTGCCCAGGCGGAGAAGAAGCATCTGGAGGTAGGGCGGGTACTGATGCTGTCCCGCTGGCGAACCCTCCGCTTCATCCTGCTGCCGACAGCCTTGCCGTCAATCCTGACTGGCGTGGGCCAGGCGCTGGCCTTTGCCTGGATTTCCACCATCGGCGTGGAACTGCTGTTCGGCACAGGGGCTGGACTGGGGTCCCTGATGCATACCGCACAGATGGCGGGCGACATGGGTGTCGTTCTGCTGTGCGTCATCTCCATCGGCCTGATGGGTTATTGCCTGAACCTGATCCTGTCGCTGGTCCGCGCGCGTCTGCTGCGCTGGCGCGTCACCGGCTGA
- a CDS encoding TonB-dependent receptor plug domain-containing protein, translated as MSMRFLASALLSGASALIITHAVAAQTAAGQAEILEEVIVTGSRVIKDGANSPSPVTVIGTDDLLTTQPGATLAEALNSLPVFSGSRGSASNPTTVGSAAGGNGSANQLNLRNIGPTRTLVLMDGKRVPPTLFNGVVDVDIIPQLLVERVDVVTGGVSAVYGSDAMTGVVNYVINRKLQGLRADVSYGVSEQGDATKFNTAMAYGTDINDRVHVEFSYEYRDEGGIDNRTDRDWLNQVGVTGAGTAASPYFLQTNLRQKDFPFGGLITTGALAGQVFKTNGALSPFVAGTATGTSAIQIGGDGGYWDSGLIAQLEGHQLFGRLDHDVTDDIHAYAQLSGTFKTNSSYAETNQLNGVAISRTNAFLSPQIQALIPANQPTFRFSKFMADVPRIQAVSDSEQIIATTGFDGRAGGINWAIDYTHGEAVLDTDLNNVINRQKLWSALDAVVNPANGQTVCNITLTNPALANGCVPLNVFGPNASAAEAIGYVTDTIAYHSKTVMNDIAGQVGGSPFDTWAGPVNAALSAEWRKVSFSSESGAAPSDVVDCTGIRFNCTAGTQLTESVFGETAGVSQTVYEAAVEFDAPLLVDSVLAKSLNVNGAARYTHYNTSGTYWTWKLGIDWHVTDEVRLRGTRSRDIRAPTLYDLFSPTTIIPVRPTDLLTGLSPTTPQVDEGNPDLTAEIGNTVTAGIVWQPSSDLNIAVDGYRIRISDAVTQIAGSTPAYQQACYASGGTSPYCLLQERPNGFADRSAANAVTRWLTKNINLSEIETWGIDTELNYSAELLDRPMMFRVLAAWQPHVYYRQPNVATLDQGGVAFGPLGLAATPSVRLSAFFRFQPVENVTVDISQRWRNAMKLGGDPSQVWVKNRIGAFATTGINVAWDTSTAFGNLQIYGNVQNVFDATPPIGGFSGNGTRAGLRDGFALGDDPRGRYFTAGAKIRF; from the coding sequence ATGTCGATGCGGTTCCTGGCCTCTGCGCTACTGTCCGGCGCAAGCGCGCTCATTATCACTCACGCTGTCGCGGCCCAGACGGCGGCGGGTCAAGCCGAGATCCTGGAAGAGGTGATCGTCACCGGCTCCCGCGTCATCAAGGATGGCGCCAACAGCCCGTCGCCGGTGACGGTGATCGGTACCGACGATCTGCTGACCACGCAGCCCGGTGCCACCCTGGCAGAAGCGCTGAACAGCCTGCCGGTCTTCTCCGGTTCACGCGGGTCGGCCAGCAACCCGACAACGGTCGGCAGTGCCGCCGGTGGCAATGGTTCCGCCAACCAGTTGAACCTGCGCAATATCGGCCCCACCCGTACGCTGGTACTGATGGATGGCAAGCGCGTACCGCCGACGCTGTTCAATGGTGTGGTGGATGTCGATATCATCCCGCAATTGCTGGTGGAACGGGTTGATGTGGTGACCGGCGGTGTATCCGCAGTCTATGGCTCCGATGCCATGACCGGCGTCGTCAACTATGTCATCAACCGCAAGCTCCAAGGGCTGCGCGCCGATGTTTCCTATGGTGTGTCCGAGCAGGGTGACGCCACAAAGTTCAACACTGCCATGGCCTATGGCACGGATATCAACGACAGAGTCCATGTCGAGTTCAGCTATGAGTATCGCGACGAGGGCGGGATCGATAACCGGACCGACCGCGATTGGCTGAATCAGGTCGGTGTCACGGGGGCGGGCACCGCGGCCAGCCCCTATTTCCTGCAGACCAACCTGCGGCAGAAGGACTTTCCCTTTGGCGGTTTGATCACCACGGGTGCTCTGGCGGGGCAGGTGTTCAAGACCAACGGCGCTCTGTCACCCTTCGTTGCCGGTACAGCGACCGGCACTTCCGCCATCCAGATCGGTGGCGATGGCGGCTATTGGGATAGCGGTCTGATTGCGCAGTTGGAAGGTCATCAGCTTTTCGGCCGCCTGGATCACGACGTCACCGACGATATCCATGCCTATGCGCAATTATCCGGGACGTTCAAGACGAATAGTTCCTATGCCGAAACGAACCAGTTAAATGGCGTTGCCATCAGCCGGACCAATGCCTTCCTGTCGCCCCAGATCCAGGCTTTGATCCCGGCCAATCAGCCAACCTTCCGCTTCAGCAAGTTCATGGCGGATGTCCCGCGCATCCAGGCCGTTTCGGATTCAGAACAAATCATCGCTACGACCGGCTTCGATGGAAGGGCCGGGGGTATCAACTGGGCCATCGACTATACCCATGGCGAAGCGGTGCTGGACACCGACTTGAACAATGTCATCAACCGACAGAAGCTGTGGTCGGCGTTGGATGCTGTCGTCAATCCGGCCAATGGCCAGACGGTTTGCAATATCACATTGACCAACCCTGCCTTGGCCAATGGGTGTGTGCCGTTGAATGTTTTCGGTCCCAATGCGTCGGCGGCGGAGGCAATCGGCTATGTCACCGATACGATCGCATACCATTCCAAAACGGTGATGAACGACATTGCCGGTCAGGTGGGCGGAAGCCCGTTTGATACCTGGGCCGGCCCCGTCAATGCCGCCCTGTCGGCAGAATGGCGCAAGGTTTCCTTCAGTTCCGAAAGCGGTGCCGCACCCAGCGATGTGGTGGACTGTACCGGCATCCGCTTCAACTGTACCGCCGGTACGCAATTGACGGAATCCGTGTTCGGCGAAACGGCCGGGGTTAGCCAGACCGTGTATGAGGCAGCGGTGGAGTTCGATGCACCGCTTCTGGTCGACAGCGTGCTGGCGAAATCACTGAACGTCAATGGTGCTGCACGCTATACCCATTACAATACCAGCGGCACCTATTGGACCTGGAAGCTGGGCATTGACTGGCACGTGACGGATGAGGTCCGTTTGCGTGGAACGCGGTCGCGCGATATCCGGGCACCCACCCTTTATGACCTGTTCTCTCCCACCACGATCATTCCTGTGCGCCCGACGGACTTGCTGACGGGTCTCAGCCCGACGACGCCGCAGGTGGATGAAGGCAATCCGGACCTGACGGCGGAGATCGGCAATACCGTAACGGCCGGCATTGTCTGGCAGCCCAGTTCTGATCTGAACATCGCGGTGGACGGTTATCGGATCCGGATTTCCGATGCCGTGACGCAGATCGCCGGTTCCACTCCAGCATACCAGCAGGCTTGCTACGCCAGTGGCGGCACCTCACCCTATTGCCTGCTCCAAGAACGGCCCAATGGCTTCGCCGACCGGTCTGCTGCCAACGCGGTCACCCGTTGGCTGACCAAGAACATCAACCTATCGGAGATCGAGACCTGGGGCATCGACACGGAACTGAACTATTCGGCCGAGCTGCTCGATCGGCCGATGATGTTCCGGGTTCTGGCCGCCTGGCAGCCGCATGTCTATTACCGGCAGCCCAACGTGGCGACGTTGGATCAGGGCGGGGTTGCCTTTGGTCCGCTGGGCCTGGCGGCTACGCCATCCGTGCGCCTCTCTGCCTTCTTCCGGTTCCAGCCGGTGGAGAATGTCACGGTCGATATTTCCCAGCGCTGGCGTAATGCCATGAAGCTGGGTGGCGATCCCAGCCAAGTCTGGGTGAAGAACCGTATCGGTGCCTTCGCCACCACGGGTATCAATGTGGCTTGGGATACCAGTACTGCTTTCGGCAATCTGCAGATCTATGGCAATGTCCAGAATGTGTTCGATGCCACGCCGCCAATCGGCGGCTTCTCCGGCAACGGCACGCGCGCCGGGTTGCGTGACGGCTTCGCACTGGGCGATGATCCCAGGGGGCGCTACTTCACGGCGGGTGCGAAGATCCGTTTCTGA
- a CDS encoding NAD(P)H-dependent oxidoreductase: MRIVGLSGSLSRQSRTTTLVEDMVCRLAAQLGPAQTRLVEVAALAPALAGTLHPRDALPALYNAFAALRTADILVVGTPVQKGSYTGLLKHFLDLLDPDDLAGKTVVLAATGAAADPLSIIDHQLRPLFAYFGTHTVPTGLFARDGDFQVDVDGSYGLSSAALLAQADRIADEVARLTRGTLVGVPVVA; encoded by the coding sequence ATGCGTATCGTCGGCCTATCCGGCAGCTTGTCCCGCCAGTCGCGCACCACCACGCTGGTGGAGGATATGGTCTGTCGCTTGGCCGCACAGCTGGGACCCGCCCAGACAAGGCTGGTGGAGGTGGCAGCATTGGCCCCGGCCCTGGCCGGGACGTTGCACCCGCGCGATGCGCTGCCGGCGCTGTACAACGCTTTCGCTGCGTTGCGTACCGCCGATATCCTGGTGGTCGGCACGCCGGTTCAGAAAGGGTCCTACACCGGACTGCTGAAGCATTTCCTGGACCTGCTGGACCCGGATGATCTGGCCGGAAAGACCGTAGTGCTGGCCGCCACCGGGGCGGCGGCGGACCCGCTGTCGATCATTGATCATCAGCTGCGGCCGCTTTTCGCCTATTTCGGCACGCATACGGTGCCTACAGGCCTGTTCGCCCGGGATGGGGATTTTCAGGTCGATGTCGATGGCAGCTACGGCTTGTCCTCAGCGGCATTGCTGGCCCAGGCGGATCGCATTGCCGATGAAGTGGCACGGCTGACGCGTGGAACGCTGGTCGGCGTTCCGGTCGTGGCTTGA
- a CDS encoding PD40 domain-containing protein, whose protein sequence is MDRRNFLGGMLAGTVVAQASAVMAATGGKKAVMLMNRIAPSVSELFIADIDGGNERKFLADSAYDYNPMFSPLGDLVVFTSERNGDGQSDIFVAKSDGTGVRPLVVTPSVDDAGVLSPDGSKLAFVSTRNGYRANLWVLDIASGKVRQLTGTKEVRGKDGLPDCYFRPAWSPDGQWIAFSSDRDTPWRGHHDGRGWEHTQELSIYVIKADGSGFRQVATKLGFCLGSPKWSPDGRRVVFYEMTTEDTWGARRPEYTGKVHSQIVSVDVATGDRVEHTTGNGLKLTPQFLSNSEIGYLIKGTQEEGLAYTSDRPRLKRFLRAPHWSPDGKSILYEKTSFNPIRPLFKPLYSWDKDWEYRHVDVFPLMSRDGWIVFTEKQLGESAVLIMRPDGSEKRMVFDSRNRGLDADRVRKGLAGAFQPCWSPDGEWIAFGLGYWFAQRDRETAAIWRVRRDGSGAEQLTDGSIHSGFPSYSADGKEIVFRVWSEKEKGLRILNLETRQIRVLTEGYDNLPGWSPDGKRIVFTRKGADGNFDIYTIRPDGSDLFRATTHGSSDGHAVWSNDGRILWSGSQHGFRDEAPLYDNTFQQYGQIYVMNADGTDKKIVTDSKWEDSMPLYLPTGAVPQPR, encoded by the coding sequence ATGGATAGAAGAAACTTCCTGGGAGGAATGCTGGCAGGTACGGTCGTTGCGCAGGCATCGGCGGTAATGGCAGCTACTGGTGGCAAAAAAGCTGTGATGCTGATGAACCGCATCGCCCCTTCCGTCTCCGAATTATTCATTGCCGATATTGATGGTGGCAATGAACGCAAATTCCTGGCGGATTCCGCCTACGATTACAACCCGATGTTCAGCCCGCTCGGCGATCTGGTTGTCTTTACATCCGAACGCAATGGCGATGGGCAGTCGGATATCTTTGTGGCCAAGTCCGATGGCACCGGCGTTCGGCCCTTGGTGGTGACCCCGTCCGTGGATGATGCCGGCGTTCTGTCGCCCGACGGATCGAAGCTGGCGTTCGTATCCACACGCAATGGCTATCGCGCCAATCTTTGGGTGCTGGATATTGCCAGCGGCAAGGTCCGGCAACTGACCGGCACCAAGGAGGTGCGCGGCAAGGATGGATTGCCCGATTGCTATTTCCGTCCAGCCTGGTCCCCGGACGGGCAATGGATCGCCTTTTCCAGCGACCGAGACACGCCCTGGCGGGGTCATCATGATGGGCGCGGCTGGGAACATACCCAGGAATTGAGCATTTATGTGATTAAGGCCGATGGTAGCGGCTTTCGCCAAGTGGCAACAAAGCTTGGCTTCTGTCTGGGGTCGCCAAAATGGTCACCCGACGGTCGGCGCGTCGTATTCTATGAAATGACGACAGAGGATACCTGGGGTGCCCGGCGCCCGGAATATACCGGAAAGGTGCATTCCCAGATCGTCTCTGTTGACGTGGCTACCGGTGACCGGGTGGAGCATACCACGGGCAACGGCCTGAAACTGACCCCACAATTCCTGTCGAACAGCGAGATTGGTTACTTGATCAAGGGTACGCAGGAGGAGGGATTGGCCTATACATCCGACCGCCCGCGCCTCAAGCGCTTTCTGCGTGCGCCCCATTGGTCGCCCGATGGCAAGTCCATCCTCTATGAAAAAACTAGCTTCAACCCAATCCGCCCCTTGTTCAAGCCGCTTTACAGTTGGGACAAGGATTGGGAATACCGCCATGTCGACGTCTTCCCCCTGATGTCGCGTGACGGCTGGATCGTCTTCACGGAGAAGCAGTTGGGCGAAAGTGCGGTTCTGATCATGCGGCCCGACGGGTCGGAAAAGCGCATGGTCTTTGACAGCCGCAACCGCGGCCTGGATGCGGACCGGGTGCGCAAGGGCCTTGCTGGGGCGTTCCAGCCCTGCTGGTCGCCGGATGGTGAATGGATTGCTTTCGGCCTGGGTTATTGGTTCGCACAGCGTGACCGGGAAACGGCTGCTATCTGGCGTGTACGTCGCGATGGGTCGGGCGCTGAGCAACTGACGGATGGTTCCATCCATTCCGGCTTCCCCAGCTATTCTGCGGATGGCAAAGAGATTGTTTTCCGCGTGTGGAGCGAGAAGGAAAAGGGCCTGCGTATCCTGAACCTGGAGACGCGCCAGATCCGGGTGTTGACCGAAGGTTATGACAACCTGCCCGGCTGGTCGCCCGACGGCAAGCGGATCGTCTTTACCCGCAAGGGGGCTGACGGTAATTTCGATATCTACACCATCCGCCCCGACGGTAGCGACCTGTTCCGTGCCACCACGCACGGTTCCAGCGATGGCCACGCCGTCTGGTCCAATGATGGCCGTATCCTATGGAGCGGTTCGCAGCATGGTTTCCGCGACGAAGCCCCGCTCTACGACAATACGTTCCAGCAATATGGCCAAATCTATGTGATGAACGCCGATGGAACGGATAAGAAGATCGTGACGGACAGCAAGTGGGAGGACAGTATGCCGCTCTACCTGCCCACTGGCGCGGTTCCACAGCCACGCTAA